The following coding sequences are from one Arthrobacter sp. 24S4-2 window:
- a CDS encoding molybdopterin molybdotransferase MoeA yields the protein MTAAPPDGGGAASDVPEHTGTDEAAYPEPGGGPEEGPGVAAEPVPDAESGHTHLAHTWDEARRVSFDCATPIPPGQVPLRRALGRTLAADVTALQEMPHYASSAMDGWAVNGAGPWILAEPGHRLAPHQASPIVTGGLIPPGAKAVLRSESGMITTDDDGLPILALGGGARPGEPKNGQHIRKAGEEAAAGDILVKRGVTLNPAHLALSALAGYDTLQVRGKPVVRLLLTGSEVVTAGVPAPGKVRDTFGPQLGAVVEMLGGICAAQEKIGDEYEEWLAALEDVAPAEGSGRADDAGEPPAEEAPADVVITTGGTGRSGTDHLRRAVADLGGRLLIDGIAMRPGHPAVLAELPDGRFILGLPGNPLAAMMALCTVGAPLLAALGHGTLPPVGEVPCGTMIDPDPGRTRLMPFRLLYGMASPAQHAGPGMMRGLAAADGVLVVPPHGVQLGEAVPAFSLPWGAPIPQPETAASKAKTAPRKTVRKPTSADGPVDWSALLG from the coding sequence ATGACGGCTGCGCCGCCGGACGGCGGTGGCGCCGCCAGCGACGTGCCTGAACACACCGGAACCGACGAAGCCGCCTATCCCGAACCGGGAGGTGGCCCGGAAGAAGGTCCGGGCGTTGCAGCGGAGCCCGTTCCCGACGCCGAATCCGGGCACACCCACTTGGCGCACACCTGGGACGAGGCCCGGCGGGTGTCATTCGACTGCGCCACCCCCATCCCGCCGGGCCAGGTGCCGCTCCGGCGCGCACTCGGCCGGACGCTCGCTGCGGACGTCACAGCGCTCCAGGAAATGCCGCACTATGCGTCGTCCGCGATGGACGGATGGGCCGTCAACGGAGCAGGACCATGGATCCTGGCCGAGCCGGGCCACCGGCTGGCGCCCCACCAGGCGAGCCCCATTGTTACCGGCGGCCTCATCCCGCCCGGCGCCAAGGCCGTTCTCCGCAGCGAGAGCGGCATGATCACCACCGATGACGACGGGCTTCCGATCCTTGCCCTCGGCGGCGGCGCCCGGCCCGGAGAACCCAAGAATGGCCAGCACATACGTAAAGCCGGAGAGGAAGCCGCAGCCGGCGACATCCTGGTCAAAAGGGGAGTCACACTGAACCCGGCCCACCTGGCGCTCTCCGCGCTGGCCGGATACGACACCCTCCAGGTCCGGGGCAAACCCGTGGTGCGGCTCCTGCTGACCGGATCCGAGGTTGTCACCGCCGGGGTGCCGGCGCCCGGCAAAGTCCGCGACACCTTCGGCCCCCAACTGGGGGCCGTGGTGGAAATGCTCGGCGGAATCTGCGCAGCGCAGGAGAAGATCGGCGATGAGTACGAGGAATGGCTCGCTGCCCTGGAGGACGTCGCGCCCGCAGAAGGCAGCGGCCGGGCGGACGACGCCGGCGAGCCGCCGGCGGAGGAGGCACCGGCCGACGTCGTCATCACCACCGGCGGCACCGGCAGGTCCGGCACCGATCACCTGCGCCGGGCTGTCGCGGACCTGGGCGGACGCCTGCTGATCGACGGCATCGCCATGCGGCCCGGCCACCCGGCGGTCCTGGCCGAACTGCCGGACGGCCGCTTCATCCTGGGGCTGCCCGGAAATCCGCTTGCTGCGATGATGGCGCTCTGCACCGTGGGGGCGCCGCTGCTTGCCGCCCTGGGACACGGAACTCTCCCGCCGGTCGGTGAAGTGCCCTGCGGAACCATGATCGACCCTGATCCCGGTCGGACGCGGCTGATGCCCTTCCGGCTCCTGTACGGCATGGCATCGCCGGCGCAGCACGCGGGGCCGGGCATGATGCGCGGCCTTGCGGCGGCCGACGGCGTCCTTGTGGTGCCGCCGCACGGGGTCCAGTTGGGGGAGGCCGTTCCAGCGTTTTCCTTGCCCTGGGGAGCCCCGATTCCGCAGCCGGAAACGGCTGCGTCGAAAGCCAAGACGGCTCCCCGGAAGACCGTCCGGAAGCCGACGTCCGCGGACGGACCGGTGGACTGGAGCGCGCTCCTGGGCTAA
- the fdhD gene encoding formate dehydrogenase accessory sulfurtransferase FdhD, with product MARMTQRRKIHRFVLDGSPQSAEFPVRHREDVLAVEEPLEIRLGSLPFTVTMRTPGDDFDLVAGFLVSEGIIWAPEQLVSLRFCAGEDENGVQTFNVVEAQLRPDVALPERGRNIFTSSSCGICGTDSIDAVRKSSHFSPAADAVTLPVETLAGLPDKLRAAQAVFDATGGVHAAGLFRINDDGGAELLCLREDVGRHNAVDKVVGWALRERLLPLAGTVLQVSGRASFELVQKAALAGIPVLAAVSAPSSLAVELADASGMTLAGFSRGKTLNVYAGHRRIAAPAPVPG from the coding sequence GTGGCCCGCATGACGCAACGCCGCAAAATCCACAGGTTTGTCCTGGACGGTTCACCCCAGTCCGCCGAGTTCCCGGTGCGCCACCGGGAGGACGTGCTGGCTGTAGAGGAACCGCTGGAAATACGGCTGGGCTCCCTTCCCTTCACCGTAACCATGCGGACCCCCGGCGACGATTTTGACCTCGTGGCCGGATTCCTGGTGTCCGAGGGCATCATCTGGGCGCCTGAGCAGCTGGTGTCCCTGCGGTTTTGCGCAGGCGAGGACGAAAACGGCGTCCAGACCTTCAACGTTGTCGAAGCGCAGCTGAGGCCCGACGTGGCGCTGCCGGAAAGAGGCCGCAACATCTTCACCTCGAGCTCATGCGGGATCTGCGGTACCGATTCCATTGACGCCGTCCGCAAGTCCTCGCATTTCAGCCCTGCGGCGGATGCGGTGACCCTCCCGGTGGAAACTCTGGCCGGGTTGCCCGACAAACTCCGCGCAGCGCAGGCCGTCTTCGACGCCACCGGAGGTGTCCACGCCGCCGGGCTCTTCCGCATCAACGACGACGGCGGCGCGGAGTTGCTTTGCCTCCGCGAGGATGTGGGTCGGCACAATGCAGTGGACAAGGTAGTGGGCTGGGCGCTGCGGGAACGCCTCCTGCCGCTGGCCGGCACGGTGCTCCAGGTGTCCGGACGTGCCTCCTTCGAACTGGTGCAGAAAGCCGCGTTGGCCGGCATTCCGGTGCTTGCCGCGGTCAGCGCGCCGTCCAGCCTTGCGGTCGAACTCGCAGACGCCAGCGGTAT